A window from Vulpes lagopus strain Blue_001 chromosome 23, ASM1834538v1, whole genome shotgun sequence encodes these proteins:
- the LOC121481565 gene encoding cytochrome c oxidase assembly factor 7, producing the protein MAGVVDFQDEEQVKSFLENMEVECNYQCYREKDPDGCYRLVDYLEGIQKNFEEAAKVLKFNCEENKHSDSCYKLGAYYVTGKGGLTQDLKAASSCFLMACEKPGKKSVEACHNVGLLAHDGQVNEDGQPDLEKARDYYTRACEGHYASSCFNLSAMFLQGAPGFPKDMGLACKYSMKACDLGHVWACANASRMYRLGDGVDKDEAKAEVLKDRARQLHKEQQKNVQPLTFG; encoded by the exons ATGGCGGGCGTGGTGGACTTCCAGGACGAGGAGCAGGTGAAGTCCTTCCTGGAGAACATGGAGGTGGAGTGCAACTACCAGTGCTACCGCGAGAAGGACCCCGACG GATGCTATCGCCTGGTGGACTATTTGGAAGGGATCCAGAAGAATTTTGAGGAGGCTGCCAAGGTGCTGAAGTTCAACTGTGAAGAGAACAAACACAGCGATAGCTGCTACAAACTGGGGGCCTATTATGTGACGGGGAAAG GTGGACTAACCCAGGACCTGAAAGCTGCCTCCAGTTGCTTTCTGATGGCGTGTGAGAAGCCTGGAAAGAAGTCTGTGGAGGCATGTCACAATGTCGGTCTCCTGGCACATGATGGACAGGTCAATGAGGACGGCCAGCCTGACCTGGAGAAGGCTAGAGACTACTACACAAGGGCCTGTGAAGGCCACTATGCCTCCAGCTGCTTCAATCTCAGTGCCATGTTCCTGCAGGGTGCCCCTGGCTTTCCCAAGGACATGGGCCTGGCATGTAAATACTCAATGAAAGCCTGTGACCTGGGCCATGTCTGGGCCTGTGCCAATGCCAGCCGCATGTACAGGCTAGGGGATGGTGTAGATAAAGATGAGGCCAAGGCCGAGGTACTAAAAGATCGGGCCCGGCAGCTGCACAAAGAA